Proteins from a single region of Apium graveolens cultivar Ventura chromosome 7, ASM990537v1, whole genome shotgun sequence:
- the LOC141671750 gene encoding cellulose synthase A catalytic subunit 6 [UDP-forming]-like — MDTKGRLIAGSHNRNEFVLINADEVGRVTSVKELSGHFCQICGDEIEVTVDGEPFVACNECAFPVCRNCYEYERREGTQSCPQCRTRYKRVKGCPRVDGDEEEDEFDDLDNEFDYENNDQRYHHHGGDGNATSGRHNIGRVPSNASGITTPLDMDSSTLNPEIPLLTYGQEDDAISADKHALIVPPFRGRAKRVHPMPYTDSSVSFPPRPMDPKKDLAVYGYGSVAWKERMEDWRKRQNDKLQVVKHQGGNEDGRNGDDLDDPDLPKMDEGRQPLSRKLPIPSSKINPYRMIILIRMAILGLFFHYRLRHPVHDAFALWLVSVICEIWFAVSWILDQFPKWSPIERETYLDRLSLRYEKEGKPSELAPIDVFVSTVDPLKEPPLITANTVLSILAVDYPVDKVACYVSDDGAAMLTFEALSETSEFARKWVPFCKKFNIEPRAPEWYFAEKVDYLKDKVHPTFVRERRAMKRDYEEFKVRINGLVAMAQKVPEEGWTMQDGTPWPGNNVRDHPGMIQVFLGNNGVLDTDGNELPHLVYVSREKRPGFEHHKKAGAMNSLIRVSAVISNAPYLLNVDCDHYINNSKALRESMCFMMDPTSGKKICYVQFPQRFDGIDRHDRYSNRNVVFFDINMKGLDGIQGPIYVGTGCVFRRQALYGYDAPVKKKAAGKTCNCLPKWFCCCFGSRKKTKKSKSKEKKDKKSREVSTQLPALENIEQGIDGIDSEKVSLIPKINYEKKFGQSPVFIASTLIEEGGVLPGATSASLLKEAIHVISCGYEDKTDWGKEVGWIYGSVTEDILTGFKMHCHGWRSVYCIPKRACFKGSAPINLSDRLHQVLRWALGSVEILLSKHCPIWYGYGCGLKPLERFSYINSVVYPLTSVPLLAYCTLPAVCLLTGKFIVPEISNYASLVFMAMFLSIAVTSILEMQWGRVGIDDLWRNEQFWVIGGVSAHLFALFQGLLKVLAGVNTSFTVTSKGGDDGEFSELYLFKWTTLLLPPLTLLIVNIVGVLVGISDAITNGYESWGPLFGRLFFAIWVIVHLYPFLKGMMGKQSGVPTIIIVWSILLASIFSLLWVRINPFVSRDGIVLEVCGLDCD; from the exons ATGGATACTAAGGGAAGACTTATTGCTGGTTCTCATAACAGAAATGAGTTTGTTTTAATCAATGCTGATGAAGTTGGAAGG GTGACTTCTGTCAAAGAGTTAAGTGGCCATTTTTGCCAGATTTGTGGAGATGAGATTGAAGTAACTGTGGATGGGGAGCCATTTGTTGCCTGCAATGAATGTGCCTTCCCTGTTTGCAGAAACTGCTATGAATATGAGAGAAGAGAGGGAACTCAGTCATGCCCTCAATGTAGAACCAGATACAAGCGCGTTAAAG GATGTCCAAGAGTGGATGGAGATGAAGAAGAAGATGAATTTGATGATTTAGATAATGAGTTTGATTATGAGAACAATGATCAAAGATACCATCATCACGGAGGCGATGGAAATGCTACATCTGGTCGCCATAATATTGGCCGTGTTCCATCTAATGCTTCAGGGATCACTACACCCTTAGACATGGATTCCTCTACTCTTAATCCTGAAATTCCTCTCCTTACATATGGTCAAGAG GATGATGCAATTTCAGCAGACAAACATGCTCTTATTGTCCCTCCATTTAGGGGCCGTGCAAAGCGAGTTCATCCTATGCCATATACTGATTCCTCAGTTTCTT TTCCACCCCGTCCAATGGATCCGAAAAAGGATTTGGCAGTATATGGGTATGGTTCTGTAGCATGGAAGGAAAGAATGGAGGATTGGAGGAAAAGACAAAATGATAAGCTTCAAGTGGTTAAGCACCAAGGAGGCAATGAAGATGGCAGGAATGGAGATGATTTGGATGATCCCGATTTGCCCAA GATGGATGAAGGCCGACAACCTTTATCAAGGAAGCTACCGATTCCTTCGAGCAAGATTAATCCATACAGGATGATCATTCTAATCCGAATGGCCATTCTTGGACTCTTTTTTCACTATAGGCTTCGGCATCCAGTGCATGATGCCTTTGCATTGTGGCTGGTATCAGTTATTTGCGAAATTTGGTTTGCTGTGTCATGGATATTGGATCAATTTCCGAAGTGGTCCCCTATTGAGCGAGAAACATACCTGGACAGACTATCCTTAAG GTATGAGAAAGAAGGGAAACCTTCCGAGTTAGCTCCTATTGACGTCTTTGTAAGTACAGTGGATCCACTAAAAGAACCTCCACTCATTACTGCAAACACGGTCTTATCCATCCTCGCTGTAGATTATCCTGTGGACAAGGTTGCCTGTTATGTCTCTGATGATGGTGCTGCTATGCTCACTTTTGAAGCTCTCTCCGAAACATCTGAATTTGCAAGGAAGTGGGTTCCCTTCTGCAAGAAGTTTAATATAGAACCTCGTGCCCCAGAGTGGTATTTTGCCGAAAAGGTTGACTATCTCAAAGACAAAGTACATCCCACATTTGTTAGGGAACGCCGTGCAATGAAG AGAGATTATGAAGAGTTTAAAGTAAGAATAAATGGGTTAGTTGCCATGGCACAGAAGGTTCCTGAAGAGGGGTGGACAATGCAAGATGGTACTCCATGGCCTGGTAACAACGTTAGAGATCATCCTGGAATGATTCAG GTGTTCCTAGGTAATAATGGTGTCCTTGACACTGATGGAAATGAGTTGCCTCATCTAGTTTATGTTTCTCGTGAGAAGAGGCCTGGATTTGAACACCACAAAAAAGCCGGTGCTATGAATTCTCTT ATCCGAGTCTCAGCAGTCATCTCAAATGCTCCATACCTACTCAATGTCGATTGTGATCACTACATAAACAACAGTAAAGCACTTAGGGAGTCTATGTGCTTTATGATGGACCCTACGTCTGGAAAGAAGATATGCTATGTACAATTTCCTCAAAGATTTGATGGGATTGATCGTCATGATCGATACTCTAATCGCAACGTTGTATTCTTTGAT ATTAATATGAAAGGACTAGACGGTATCCAAGGACCGATATATGTTGGAACAGGTTGTGTGTTCAGGAGGCAAGCTCTTTATGGATATGACGCACCTGTGAAGAAGAAAGCTGCAGGAAAAACTTGCAACTGTTTGCCAAAATGGTTTTGCTGCTGTTTTGGATCTAGAAAGAAGACCAAAAAAAGTAAGTCAAAGGAGAAGAAGGACAAGAAGAGCAGGGAGGTTTCAACACAGTTACCTGCACTTGAAAATATTGAACAAGGGATTGATG GAATAGATAGTGAAAAAGTATCACTCATTCCCAAGATAAATTATGAGAAAAAGTTTGGACAGTCACCAGTGTTTATAGCATCAACACTTATAGAAGAAGGTGGAGTACTGCCTGGAGCAACTTCAGCTTCACTCTTGAAAGAAGCCATTCATGTTATTAGTTGTGGGTACGAAGACAAAACAGATTGGGGAAAAGAG GTTGGGTGGATCTATGGCTCTGTTACTGAAGATATATTGACCGGGTTCAAGATGCACTGCCATGGTTGGCGATCTGTTTACTGCATTCCTAAGAGGGCTTGCTTTAAAGGTTCAGCTCCCATTAATCTTTCTGATCGTCTTCACCAAGTTCTCAGGTGGGCCCTTGGATCTGTTGAGATTCTTCTGAGCAAGCATTGCCCCATTTGGTATGGTTATGGTTGCGGTTTGAAGCCACTGGAACGGTTTTCGTATATAAATTCTGTCGTATATCCTTTAACGTCCGTTCCCTTGCTTGCTTACTGCACATTGCCGGCTGTCTGTCTGCTTACTGGAAAGTTTATCGTGCCAGAG ATTAGCAATTATGCCAGTCTTGTGTTCATGGCCATGTTTTTGTCCATTGCGGTAACTAGTATCCTAGAAATGCAGTGGGGTCGTGTTGGCATAGATGATTTGTGGAGAAATGAACAGTTTTGGGTGATAGGAGGTGTCTCGGCACATCTTTTTGCTCTCTTTCAAGGTCTTCTCAAGGTTTTGGCAGGGGTGAACACTAGTTTCACTGTTACTTCGAAAGGAGGAGACGATGGTGAATTTTCCGAGCTGTACCTTTTCAAGTGGACTACTTTATTGCTCCCTCCTCTTACATTGTTAATTGTGAACATAGTCGGGGTTCTAGTGGGAATATCAGATGCCATAACCAATGGTTACGAGTCATGGGGGCCGCTCTTTGGCAGGCTGTTCTTTGCTATTTGGGTCATTGTCCATCTGTACCCCTTCCTCAAAGGAATGATGGGGAAACAGTCTGGAGTTCCGACTATTATAATCGTGTGGTCGATTCTTCTTGCTTCAATCTTTTCACTTTTATGGGTACGGATCAACCCTTTCGTATCAAGGGATGGCATTGTATTAGAAGTCTGCGGGTTGGATTGTGACTGA